The DNA window AGCTCGAAGCCGGTGTCCGGCGTGTAGTCGCGCCGCTGGGCGCCGTGGTACCACGCGCCCCACGGGAGGTCGCGCGGGAACGCGTCGAACTCGGCGTTGAGCCGGCCGAGCAGGTCCTGGTCGATCGCGTTCTCCAGCACGAGGTAGCCGCGCAGGTCGAACAGGAAGTCGTCCAGCTCGGTCGGTTCTCGGTCGGCCATGGCGTGCCCCTCTTCGGTCGGATGGTCCAGCCTGTCGCGGTTCCCGGCGACACGCAGCCGGAGTCGCCGGCGAATCTGTCGCATATCCTCAAGGCGATGGACGACGCTCGCTCGGACGTGCAAACCCTCGGGTTGACGGCCTTTCGCGCCGTCGGCGGCCAGATGCGACGTCCGCACCTGCATCCGGAGGTCGAGTTCAACCTCCTGCTGTCGGGCTCCGCCCGTTACGAGACGGCGACCGGCGAGCTGGAGTTGCCGCCCGGCCGGATGCTGGCGTTCTGGGGTGGCTACCCGCACCGGATGGTCACCCCGTCGGGCATCGACATGCTGGGCGCGACGATGCCGCTCAGTGCTGTCACCGGCCAGCCCGTTCTGCGCCGGGCGATGCGGCGGCTGCTCAACGGTGAGGCCCTGATGGGCCAACGCAGAGAGGGCACCTCCGACCGTGCACTGCTGCGGCGTTGGCTCGCCGATCTCGAGGAGGAGGTGCGGGACGGCGTCGACCTGTGCCTGCTGGAGATGACGGCCAGGTTGGCGCGCCTGGCCGGGAACGGCGGGTCGGCCGGTCCCTCGGCCGCGCCCTCGCGCTCGGCCGACCGGCTGCTGGCGGTCGTCGCCGC is part of the Tenggerimyces flavus genome and encodes:
- a CDS encoding helix-turn-helix domain-containing protein; the encoded protein is MDDARSDVQTLGLTAFRAVGGQMRRPHLHPEVEFNLLLSGSARYETATGELELPPGRMLAFWGGYPHRMVTPSGIDMLGATMPLSAVTGQPVLRRAMRRLLNGEALMGQRREGTSDRALLRRWLADLEEEVRDGVDLCLLEMTARLARLAGNGGSAGPSAAPSRSADRLLAVVAAEYTEPLSIDDIALKAGVHSTYAAKTFKEVLGMPIWGYVTRLRVAHACRLLESTDRTVDQIGHASGFRSRSSFHRAFRATVGRTPADYRASRATSSSFIRA